In one window of Cellulophaga sp. HaHa_2_95 DNA:
- a CDS encoding PAS domain-containing sensor histidine kinase, protein MQAFEKNSTIFNLLSEGVSEGIIVVNKKQNVVASNSAAEKMFGYDKDELIGQPLEILIPKRYHPNHDKHVDNFISKSEKRQMGHGRELFGVRKNGEEFPLEAGLNPFELYDTTYVMALVIDITNRKAVEKDLRMKSEALQSASNGIVISDALKPDNPIIYCNASFQTLTGYSEEETIGKNCRFLQGDDKDQDCIVNMRNAIKKGESSQAILRNYRKDGSLFYNDLYITPIKDKFGTITNYIGIQNDVTERVKSQQEKEHWAKIFNESLNEIFLFDKDSLRFINANKGAQNNIGYSLKELKQLTPVDIKPNFTEIEFRKVLVPLITNEEEKIKFETVHQRKDGTQYPAEVHLQLSRFGDQDVFLAIILDITDRKNYTLKLEKTVQERTKQLTEALAKEKELNELKTRFLSLVSHEFKTPLSSILTSITLLAKYTQTEQQEKRDKHVNTIKSKVRYLDTILTDFLSVERLDSGKINYSLEEFPLSKLLDDVIYNANMLLKTGQRISYPRNIDDLFIYFDEKTLALALSNLVHNAIKYSPEDTAIDIIVEHTTETIEIKVVDHGIGIPEEEQKHIFNRYFRAENALLTQGTGIGLNIAKQHLENLGTSLDFTSSENEGSIFTITIPKDLKQ, encoded by the coding sequence ATGCAAGCTTTTGAAAAGAATAGTACCATTTTTAATCTTCTCTCTGAAGGTGTTTCTGAGGGAATCATAGTTGTCAACAAAAAACAAAATGTAGTTGCTTCTAACTCTGCTGCTGAAAAAATGTTCGGCTATGATAAAGATGAACTAATTGGGCAGCCTCTAGAGATTCTAATTCCTAAAAGATACCATCCAAATCACGATAAACACGTAGATAATTTTATTTCTAAGAGTGAAAAACGGCAAATGGGTCACGGTCGTGAATTATTTGGTGTACGTAAAAACGGAGAAGAATTTCCTTTAGAAGCAGGCCTAAACCCTTTTGAGTTATATGACACTACTTATGTCATGGCACTAGTTATAGACATTACCAATAGAAAGGCCGTAGAGAAAGATTTAAGAATGAAGAGTGAAGCACTACAATCTGCTTCCAATGGAATTGTAATCTCTGATGCCTTAAAACCGGACAATCCTATTATTTATTGCAATGCTTCTTTTCAAACGCTAACAGGGTATTCTGAAGAAGAGACTATAGGCAAGAATTGTAGATTCTTACAAGGTGATGACAAGGACCAAGACTGCATCGTCAACATGCGAAATGCCATAAAAAAAGGAGAAAGCTCACAAGCTATTTTACGAAACTATAGAAAAGATGGAAGTCTTTTTTATAATGATTTATACATTACACCAATTAAAGACAAGTTTGGAACTATTACCAATTATATTGGAATACAGAATGATGTCACAGAGCGTGTAAAAAGTCAGCAAGAAAAAGAACATTGGGCAAAAATTTTTAATGAATCTTTAAATGAAATATTCTTATTTGACAAAGATTCATTAAGGTTTATAAATGCTAATAAAGGGGCTCAAAATAATATTGGCTATTCTTTAAAAGAACTCAAGCAGCTTACCCCTGTTGACATTAAACCAAATTTTACAGAAATCGAGTTTAGAAAGGTTTTGGTTCCTTTAATTACAAATGAGGAAGAAAAAATAAAATTTGAGACAGTACATCAAAGAAAAGATGGCACACAATACCCAGCAGAAGTACATTTACAACTATCGAGATTTGGGGATCAAGATGTTTTTTTGGCCATCATATTAGACATCACAGATCGAAAAAATTACACCCTTAAATTAGAGAAAACGGTTCAAGAACGCACCAAGCAATTAACAGAAGCCTTAGCTAAAGAAAAAGAACTCAACGAATTGAAAACTAGATTTTTATCACTGGTTTCTCATGAATTTAAAACGCCGCTTAGTAGTATTTTAACGTCTATTACCTTACTTGCCAAATACACACAAACAGAGCAACAGGAAAAAAGAGATAAACATGTCAATACTATAAAAAGCAAAGTACGATATCTAGATACTATTCTAACAGATTTCTTATCGGTAGAACGTTTAGATTCCGGAAAAATAAATTACAGTTTAGAAGAGTTTCCGTTGAGTAAATTATTGGATGATGTAATTTACAACGCCAACATGCTTTTAAAAACAGGACAGCGCATTAGCTATCCTAGAAATATAGATGACCTTTTCATCTATTTTGATGAAAAAACCTTGGCATTAGCCTTATCCAATTTGGTGCATAATGCTATTAAGTACTCTCCCGAAGACACTGCTATTGATATCATCGTAGAACATACTACGGAAACCATTGAAATAAAAGTGGTAGATCATGGCATAGGAATCCCCGAAGAAGAGCAAAAACACATATTTAATCGCTATTTTAGAGCTGAAAATGCACTTTTAACACAAGGAACTGGAATAGGACTAAACATCGCTAAACAGCATTTAGAAAATTTAGGCACTAGTTTAGACTTTACAAGTTCGGAAAATGAAGGGTCTATATTTACGATAACCATACCAAAAGATTTAAAGCAATAA
- a CDS encoding response regulator, with protein sequence MKTILLIEDDRALRENTEELLDLAGYAVTTAPNGKIGIVSAKELLPDIILCDIMMPEVDGYGVLKALHEDEITKQIPFIFLSAKTEHKEIRKGMDLGADDYLTKPFEEEDLISAIESRLAKHEILKQNAVSDHKQETTEDDILDLNELKNFFDDNGDELTFSQGDIIYKEGQASNTIFLVLKGVVKCHSMDEDGKQLITSLYRGDDFLGFTSFLKNVPYQESATAMEDVVLAGISKENLKEILEKNHAISLELVELLSGNIKEIKQQLLQMAYSSVRKKTAQTLLQFADIMTTQADEPIKISRSDLASVAGIATESLIRTLSGFKKEGLIEIEGRNIKIKELKALQYIT encoded by the coding sequence ATGAAAACTATTTTATTAATTGAGGATGATAGAGCACTTCGTGAGAACACAGAAGAACTCTTAGATCTAGCGGGTTATGCAGTAACTACTGCTCCTAATGGTAAAATAGGAATTGTATCTGCTAAAGAATTATTGCCAGATATTATACTTTGTGATATTATGATGCCAGAGGTAGATGGCTATGGAGTTTTAAAAGCACTTCATGAAGATGAAATTACAAAGCAAATTCCTTTTATTTTTCTGTCAGCAAAAACAGAACATAAAGAAATTAGAAAAGGGATGGATTTAGGTGCCGATGATTATTTGACCAAACCTTTTGAAGAAGAAGATTTAATTAGTGCTATTGAAAGTAGGCTGGCCAAACATGAGATTTTAAAACAAAATGCTGTTTCAGATCATAAACAGGAAACTACGGAAGATGATATTCTAGACCTCAATGAATTAAAGAATTTTTTTGATGATAATGGAGACGAATTGACCTTCTCACAAGGTGATATTATCTATAAAGAAGGCCAAGCTTCTAACACCATTTTTTTGGTTCTAAAAGGAGTTGTCAAATGTCATTCTATGGATGAAGACGGAAAACAATTAATTACGTCTTTGTACCGAGGAGATGATTTCTTAGGCTTTACTTCTTTCTTAAAAAATGTCCCTTATCAAGAATCTGCTACGGCAATGGAAGATGTGGTTTTGGCGGGTATTTCTAAAGAAAACTTAAAAGAAATTTTAGAAAAAAATCATGCTATTTCTTTAGAGCTGGTAGAATTACTATCGGGAAACATAAAAGAAATTAAACAGCAACTGCTGCAAATGGCCTATAGTTCTGTACGAAAAAAAACAGCTCAAACCTTATTACAATTTGCCGATATTATGACCACGCAAGCAGATGAGCCTATCAAAATTTCTAGAAGTGATTTGGCGAGCGTTGCGGGTATTGCCACAGAAAGTTTAATACGTACGTTATCCGGCTTCAAAAAAGAAGGCTTAATTGAAATAGAAGGCCGAAATATTAAGATTAAAGAGCTCAAAGCACTCCAATACATCACCTAA
- a CDS encoding universal stress protein, producing the protein MKQILVPTDFSENSFNALAYAVAFYKNTACTFYIMNIGALSESGIASNGFALNYNTIDLPSKMELLEEKIQEISKNDTSKHHLFYGLQEFGNFIDIIRKTIVEKKIDLIVMGTKGTSTLRNTFIGSNTEDVITKVAANLLIVPKKCKFQPLHKIVFPTNFNNFYSFDILQSLTEILRISNGVLEVMSVMVTENLNSSQEKNKNYLHEYLEEVFEDRYHFYSAKNKNVKDAIEDFTITHAIDMTIMAAKNLNYLQQLLFNSTIKRISRHTKIPVFVLHE; encoded by the coding sequence ATGAAACAAATTTTAGTACCTACAGATTTCTCAGAAAATTCTTTTAATGCTTTAGCATACGCCGTTGCATTTTACAAAAATACAGCCTGTACATTCTATATTATGAATATTGGTGCATTGAGCGAGTCGGGGATTGCATCAAATGGCTTTGCTTTAAATTATAATACCATAGACCTGCCATCAAAAATGGAGTTATTGGAAGAAAAAATTCAGGAGATTTCCAAAAACGATACCTCTAAGCATCATCTGTTCTACGGTTTACAAGAGTTTGGAAATTTTATTGATATAATTCGTAAGACTATTGTTGAAAAAAAAATAGACCTTATTGTTATGGGTACTAAAGGTACTTCTACATTAAGAAACACGTTTATTGGCAGTAACACAGAAGATGTCATTACCAAAGTAGCCGCCAATTTACTAATCGTACCCAAAAAATGTAAGTTTCAACCCCTACATAAAATTGTATTTCCTACCAATTTCAACAACTTTTATTCTTTTGACATTCTACAGTCATTAACAGAAATTTTACGAATCTCTAACGGTGTATTAGAAGTGATGAGTGTAATGGTGACTGAAAACTTAAACAGCTCTCAAGAGAAAAATAAAAACTATCTACACGAATACTTAGAGGAAGTATTTGAAGATCGCTACCATTTTTATAGTGCAAAAAACAAAAACGTGAAAGACGCTATAGAAGATTTCACCATCACCCATGCCATTGATATGACCATCATGGCAGCAAAAAACTTAAACTATTTACAACAACTGTTATTCAATTCTACCATTAAAAGAATAAGTAGGCACACAAAAATTCCTGTTTTTGTACTTCATGAATAA
- a CDS encoding universal stress protein has product MKTILIPTDFSENAMHAINYALQLYKCEQTVFYFVHAYADEVYGFLKNSADTSISDRTTNIEIQVKELLNELISSKEQKVHNPKHTYKAIASFESLVDAVNDTVNLFNIDLIIMGTKGKTANKSITFGSHTVQVFKYVKCPVLAIPETYTYQHPKKILFPTDYNLPYKRRELKLLDTLCQEFKSEVHCLHISDFEDLSMRQIDNKKFLEDALPNAYLSFEQTAVQNRVTGIMNTIDEKAIDLLVMTNSRHSFLEDMLYRSTIDEIGLKIHLPFLVLQNLSR; this is encoded by the coding sequence ATGAAAACTATCTTAATCCCAACCGATTTTTCAGAAAATGCAATGCATGCTATAAATTACGCCCTGCAGTTGTACAAATGCGAGCAAACCGTTTTTTATTTTGTGCACGCCTATGCCGATGAAGTTTATGGTTTTTTAAAAAATAGTGCAGATACGTCTATTTCAGACCGAACAACTAACATCGAAATTCAAGTAAAAGAGTTACTTAATGAATTAATTAGTTCAAAAGAACAGAAAGTACATAACCCCAAACATACTTACAAAGCGATAGCCTCTTTTGAGTCTTTGGTTGATGCTGTTAATGACACAGTTAATCTATTTAACATTGACCTCATCATTATGGGAACCAAAGGTAAAACAGCAAATAAAAGCATCACCTTTGGCAGCCATACGGTACAAGTATTCAAATATGTAAAATGCCCTGTTCTTGCTATCCCTGAAACGTATACCTACCAACACCCTAAAAAAATTCTATTCCCAACAGACTATAATTTACCCTATAAACGCAGGGAATTAAAGCTCTTAGACACCTTATGTCAGGAATTCAAATCTGAAGTTCATTGCCTTCATATATCCGATTTTGAAGATTTAAGCATGCGCCAAATAGATAACAAAAAATTTCTTGAAGATGCTCTACCCAATGCCTATTTAAGTTTTGAACAGACTGCAGTACAAAATAGAGTTACTGGTATTATGAATACCATTGATGAAAAAGCTATAGACCTATTAGTAATGACAAATTCTCGTCATTCCTTTTTAGAAGACATGTTATATAGATCTACCATAGATGAAATAGGTCTTAAAATCCATTTACCCTTTTTAGTACTTCAAAATTTATCACGTTAA
- a CDS encoding universal stress protein, producing the protein MKNILIPTDFSENSWNAIAYGLSLFKKTKCTFHLIHVSPVLAASAGEMAMVLPPEIMEENLLKESLEKLDALLERIEKLPFNTKHEFHTAANYGFFIDHIKNDVATKKIDLIIMGTKGASGIKKVALGSNTGHVITKVKCAVLAVPEETSYQKPQRIGFPTDYIIDYDLNILALLKDVTLLTNAQLNFLHVESKHETMSALQLKNKEFLAHYFKEITHNFSNLESHNLDTAIDRFIHTEKVDMLVMVAKNLNFLERILFRPTVEDISYHISIPFLVLHE; encoded by the coding sequence ATGAAAAATATACTTATCCCAACAGATTTTTCAGAAAATTCATGGAATGCTATTGCCTACGGATTGTCGTTATTTAAAAAAACAAAATGCACTTTTCACCTGATCCACGTAAGTCCGGTTCTAGCAGCTAGCGCAGGAGAAATGGCGATGGTTTTGCCTCCTGAAATTATGGAAGAGAACTTACTGAAAGAAAGTTTAGAAAAATTAGATGCTCTTTTAGAACGCATAGAAAAATTGCCTTTTAACACTAAACACGAATTTCATACCGCTGCCAATTATGGTTTCTTTATTGATCATATAAAAAATGATGTAGCTACTAAGAAAATAGATCTTATTATTATGGGCACCAAAGGTGCTTCTGGTATAAAAAAAGTAGCTTTGGGTAGTAATACGGGACACGTAATTACAAAAGTAAAATGTGCCGTATTAGCCGTACCAGAAGAAACAAGCTATCAGAAACCACAGCGCATTGGTTTTCCTACAGATTACATTATTGATTACGATTTAAATATCTTAGCGCTTTTAAAAGATGTAACGTTATTGACCAATGCGCAGCTTAATTTTTTACATGTTGAGAGTAAACATGAAACTATGAGCGCTCTACAATTAAAAAATAAAGAATTTCTAGCACATTATTTCAAAGAAATAACGCATAATTTTAGCAACCTAGAAAGCCACAATTTAGATACAGCTATTGATAGGTTTATCCATACCGAAAAGGTAGATATGTTAGTAATGGTCGCTAAAAACTTAAATTTTTTAGAGCGCATCCTATTCAGACCCACCGTAGAAGACATAAGCTACCATATTAGCATCCCTTTTTTGGTTTTACACGAATAA
- the trxA gene encoding thioredoxin, which yields MKSSFDKIIDSDTPVLIDFFADWCGPCKTLAPILRQVKEEMGDAVKIVKIDVDKNQTLASKYQVRGVPTMMLFKNGKQLWRQSGVLQKNDIVNIIKSN from the coding sequence ATGAAAAGTAGTTTCGATAAAATAATAGACTCAGATACACCAGTATTAATTGATTTTTTTGCTGATTGGTGCGGACCTTGTAAAACTTTGGCGCCCATTTTAAGGCAGGTAAAAGAGGAGATGGGAGACGCCGTTAAGATTGTAAAGATTGATGTAGATAAAAACCAAACTTTGGCTTCAAAATATCAAGTTAGAGGGGTACCTACCATGATGTTATTTAAAAATGGAAAACAACTTTGGCGACAATCTGGAGTGCTCCAAAAAAATGATATCGTAAATATCATCAAATCTAACTAG
- a CDS encoding universal stress protein: MKKILLPTDFSDNSFKAITYALKVYKDIKCTFYLLHTYNPSVYQTEYLIGSPGLIGLGDVMKETALTNSKELKDKIELEYPNPKHTFKTRVVFNTLLNEVLEMTTNEGIDLVVMGTKGVSGAEEILFGSNAVHIIKKTKCPLIVVPDSFAYEAPKEILFPTDFEITYPKKEIESLLQVVKQHKSQVNILHIRKAIELNMVQKEHKKQLDRLMVNHAIFHEVPDNEVITAINDFQLKRKINLLVMIQNKHTFFERLFIEPVLKKVGFHVTIPFMVIPQL, translated from the coding sequence ATGAAAAAAATATTGCTCCCAACTGATTTTTCTGATAACTCATTTAAAGCGATAACCTATGCTTTAAAGGTCTACAAAGATATCAAATGCACCTTCTATCTTTTGCACACCTATAACCCATCTGTGTATCAAACAGAATACTTAATTGGCAGCCCTGGATTAATAGGTCTAGGAGATGTTATGAAAGAAACAGCACTGACAAATAGTAAAGAATTAAAAGATAAAATTGAATTAGAATACCCCAACCCTAAACACACGTTTAAAACACGTGTTGTATTTAATACGCTTCTGAATGAAGTTCTTGAAATGACCACTAATGAAGGTATAGATCTTGTTGTGATGGGTACCAAAGGTGTCTCCGGTGCTGAAGAAATATTGTTTGGAAGTAATGCGGTACATATCATAAAAAAAACAAAATGTCCTCTGATTGTTGTTCCAGATTCTTTTGCCTATGAAGCACCAAAAGAAATTTTATTTCCTACAGATTTTGAAATCACCTATCCTAAAAAAGAAATTGAAAGCCTTTTACAAGTAGTTAAACAGCACAAATCTCAAGTTAATATACTGCATATTAGAAAAGCCATTGAGCTTAACATGGTACAGAAAGAACATAAGAAACAATTGGATAGACTAATGGTCAATCATGCTATTTTTCATGAAGTACCAGACAATGAAGTTATTACAGCCATAAACGATTTTCAATTAAAAAGAAAAATTAATCTCTTGGTAATGATTCAAAATAAGCATACCTTTTTTGAAAGACTATTCATAGAACCTGTGTTAAAAAAGGTCGGTTTTCATGTCACTATACCGTTCATGGTCATTCCTCAACTTTAA
- a CDS encoding universal stress protein, with product MKSILVATDFSNDAYCALFYGTKLFKETACTFYILNVYDELTPLKNKRAPFLSNKNELEEIEAQSNTALEKLIHKITLDTENPNHKFVPLSKEGNLSKNIKNTTKTYDIDLVLVGSKGETGAKELFFGSNTIQITNAISNCPILAIPKQIEYTAPKEIAFVTDYKQGCSLTNIAPLLFIAKQTNAAIRVMHIIEEASLDAEQELKHKLLENCLKEYQHSFTTMKEFSDKAKVIHEFIAAREIDLFCMVHQKRNFLEKLLREPVIKDVSMYANIPFLILPSLE from the coding sequence ATGAAATCTATATTAGTAGCAACAGACTTTTCAAATGATGCATACTGTGCATTGTTTTACGGAACAAAATTATTTAAAGAAACCGCTTGTACTTTTTATATTTTGAATGTGTATGATGAGCTTACGCCTCTAAAAAATAAAAGGGCTCCTTTCTTATCCAATAAAAACGAACTAGAAGAAATTGAAGCGCAATCTAATACTGCTTTAGAAAAACTGATTCATAAAATAACCTTAGATACAGAAAATCCTAATCACAAGTTTGTTCCACTTTCTAAAGAAGGCAATCTCTCTAAGAACATAAAAAACACTACTAAAACATATGATATAGATCTTGTTTTAGTAGGTAGTAAAGGAGAAACTGGCGCTAAAGAATTGTTCTTTGGCAGCAACACTATACAAATTACAAACGCCATATCCAACTGTCCCATATTAGCTATCCCTAAACAAATCGAATATACTGCGCCTAAAGAAATTGCATTTGTAACAGATTATAAGCAAGGGTGTTCCTTAACTAATATTGCGCCCCTTTTATTTATTGCTAAACAAACAAATGCTGCCATACGAGTTATGCATATTATAGAAGAAGCGAGCTTAGATGCAGAGCAAGAACTCAAACATAAATTATTAGAAAATTGCCTAAAAGAGTATCAGCATTCTTTTACGACAATGAAAGAATTTAGTGATAAAGCAAAGGTTATCCACGAATTTATTGCTGCTCGCGAAATAGATTTGTTTTGTATGGTGCATCAAAAAAGAAATTTTTTAGAGAAGTTACTACGAGAACCTGTGATAAAAGATGTTAGTATGTATGCCAATATTCCGTTTCTAATACTTCCGAGTTTGGAGTGA
- a CDS encoding universal stress protein — translation MNKRILIPTDFSKNALNAARYALDLYEKQNCEFYFLNVFHVDGYTTDYLALPEPGSPDYDAALEASEKAFEKLVEVLALHNDNPKHQYHTISSLNFLSEAMKHIIAKEAIDLVVMGTQGATGHKGIIFGSNTVKAMEKITACPVLAIPEMVRFTPIKEIVFPTDLKTNYKSKELDYLIDIARMHGSAIRILHITNTEELSTTQQDSKEYLETIFSTIECTFHTLTGLSVAKGITTFVASRGSSMIAFINRSHFFFGTVFSKPLIKEIGYEATTPILALH, via the coding sequence ATGAATAAACGCATCTTAATTCCTACTGATTTTTCAAAAAATGCTTTAAATGCAGCACGTTATGCCTTGGATTTATATGAAAAGCAAAATTGTGAATTTTACTTTTTAAATGTATTTCACGTAGATGGTTATACTACCGACTACTTGGCACTCCCAGAACCGGGTAGTCCTGATTATGATGCAGCCCTAGAAGCATCTGAGAAAGCCTTTGAAAAATTAGTAGAGGTACTCGCATTACATAATGACAACCCAAAACATCAATATCATACTATTTCTAGTTTAAATTTTCTATCTGAAGCAATGAAACATATTATTGCTAAAGAAGCAATTGATTTAGTCGTTATGGGCACTCAAGGTGCCACCGGTCACAAAGGAATTATTTTTGGGAGCAATACCGTAAAGGCTATGGAAAAAATTACAGCTTGCCCTGTTCTCGCTATTCCAGAAATGGTACGCTTCACACCTATTAAGGAAATAGTATTTCCTACCGATTTAAAAACAAATTATAAGTCCAAAGAACTAGATTATCTAATAGATATAGCTAGAATGCATGGATCAGCAATACGCATACTTCATATCACTAATACAGAAGAATTATCTACTACGCAGCAAGATAGTAAAGAATATTTAGAAACCATTTTTAGTACTATAGAGTGTACATTTCATACACTCACAGGATTGAGCGTAGCGAAAGGCATCACCACATTTGTAGCGAGTAGAGGCAGTAGTATGATTGCATTTATAAACCGTTCTCATTTTTTCTTTGGAACCGTATTTTCAAAGCCCTTAATTAAAGAGATTGGCTACGAAGCCACAACACCTATTCTTGCGCTTCATTAA
- a CDS encoding mechanosensitive ion channel family protein — translation METLNTFLEHPTSLKIAKLALWVVVIVASISFLRKVLKKRIADLAIRYKAQKGVEIIGYVLIALLILISFTVKNLEDYTIIIGLFTAGITFTLQELILSIAGSFYIFFVRVYKPGDRIEINGIKGDVIDIDSIYTTLMEMGEWVSSDNYSGRIVKISNAFVFKGPIKNYSMDFPFVWDELNILITYESDLDLAKKIVLEQAELLLADYTEKSIAKWEEMVERYYIEDSKLAPSIAINLTDNWVAINLRYITDYKKRRATKHELLELIQREIKATRGTVSFASTTLQLLKIPEVDVQLKK, via the coding sequence ATGGAAACTTTAAATACCTTCTTAGAACATCCTACATCTTTAAAAATAGCCAAGCTAGCGCTATGGGTCGTGGTTATTGTAGCAAGTATTAGTTTCTTAAGGAAAGTATTAAAGAAAAGAATTGCAGATTTAGCGATACGCTATAAGGCACAAAAAGGCGTAGAAATCATTGGCTACGTACTAATTGCTCTATTAATCCTTATCTCTTTCACCGTAAAAAACTTGGAAGATTACACCATTATAATTGGCTTATTCACGGCCGGTATAACGTTTACACTTCAAGAGTTAATTTTGAGTATAGCAGGATCATTTTATATTTTCTTTGTCCGTGTTTATAAGCCAGGCGATCGGATAGAAATAAACGGAATAAAGGGAGATGTTATAGATATTGATAGTATCTATACCACTTTAATGGAAATGGGAGAATGGGTAAGCAGCGATAACTATTCCGGTAGAATTGTAAAAATTAGCAATGCCTTTGTTTTTAAGGGTCCTATTAAAAACTATTCAATGGATTTCCCTTTTGTTTGGGACGAATTAAATATTCTTATCACCTACGAATCTGATTTAGACCTTGCAAAAAAAATAGTCCTAGAACAAGCAGAATTACTTTTAGCTGATTACACAGAAAAATCTATTGCAAAGTGGGAAGAAATGGTAGAACGCTACTATATTGAAGATTCTAAGCTAGCCCCTTCAATCGCCATTAATTTAACAGACAATTGGGTGGCTATAAACTTACGTTATATCACAGATTATAAAAAAAGAAGAGCTACAAAGCACGAATTACTTGAATTAATTCAACGAGAAATTAAAGCTACCCGAGGTACAGTAAGCTTTGCCTCTACTACGCTACAATTACTTAAAATACCCGAAGTAGACGTACAACTAAAAAAATGA
- a CDS encoding ATP cone domain-containing protein, producing MEPAMTIEVTKSSGEKALFSLDKLRNSLKYSGANHNLIEEILSKVKEELYEGISTQEIYNRAFALLKRNKSVFASKYKLKKAIYELGPTGFPFERFVAAILTYSGYTTTVGEILNGICVTHEIDVIAEKNNKAAIIECKFHSEEGRNCNVKIPLYIHSRYRDVKTFWETKSTEKRVIDKGWVVTNTRFTSDAIAYGHCAGLYLLSWDFPQKEGLKDRIDRLSLYPITVSTLLTNKEKHYLLNRDVVLCRQLWKEQFLLDHLGISNSRKTSIINELKQLCNP from the coding sequence ATGGAACCTGCTATGACCATTGAAGTAACGAAATCTTCAGGAGAAAAAGCACTTTTTTCTTTAGATAAATTACGTAATTCCCTAAAATATAGTGGTGCCAATCATAACCTAATAGAAGAAATTCTTTCTAAAGTAAAGGAGGAACTTTATGAAGGTATTTCTACACAAGAAATTTACAATAGAGCTTTTGCGCTTTTAAAAAGAAATAAATCGGTTTTTGCCTCTAAATACAAGCTAAAAAAAGCCATCTATGAATTAGGCCCAACAGGCTTTCCTTTTGAACGTTTTGTGGCTGCGATTTTAACTTATTCTGGATACACAACTACCGTTGGTGAAATTCTAAACGGAATTTGTGTTACCCATGAGATAGATGTGATTGCAGAAAAAAATAATAAAGCGGCTATTATTGAATGTAAATTTCATTCAGAAGAAGGTCGTAACTGTAATGTTAAGATTCCGCTATACATTCATTCTCGGTATAGGGATGTTAAAACATTTTGGGAAACAAAATCAACAGAAAAACGGGTTATCGATAAAGGTTGGGTGGTAACTAATACAAGATTCACAAGCGATGCTATTGCCTATGGCCATTGTGCTGGTCTCTACTTATTAAGTTGGGATTTCCCTCAAAAGGAAGGATTAAAAGATAGAATAGATCGTTTGAGTTTATATCCCATCACCGTTTCTACGCTACTAACAAATAAAGAGAAGCATTATCTCTTAAATAGAGACGTGGTACTCTGCAGACAACTCTGGAAAGAACAATTTTTATTAGATCATTTAGGTATTTCCAATTCTAGAAAAACAAGTATTATCAATGAGCTTAAACAACTTTGTAATCCTTAA